A window of [Clostridium] innocuum genomic DNA:
TATTCTTTGTTTTTTATATCATCGTATCTCTATTAAAATGGTCTAAAAATAAAAAACCGACATAAAAGTTGGTTTTTATTGAATATATAAAACTGGATAGGGATAAATCAACCTTTAAAAGTCATAGGGATTTTTACTTTTAGAAAGTGATAACCTTTAAACACTTTTAGGATGAATTTCTCTATCTTTTTTGTTACAGTATTTTTAGAAAGATTGGACGTTAAAAAAAGATAGAAAACCACTAACCGACCAAAGTTCTGTGATTTCTATCCGTCCTCTAAGACAATATTATGATACTGAAAATTACCAACGACTTCAACATGATTTTGAATGAAAATGATTATCAGGCTTTTGTTGCTTCGATTGATTTACTTTCTTTATATTGTCCTGTTTGTGGTGTTGTTGGTTTTTTTATCTTATACGGACACTATAAAAGATTTGTGATTACAGATGATGTATCTAATGATTGTAAAATAAGCATTCGTGTTCAGCGTATCCAGTGTACTCAATGTAGATCCACTCACTCCTTGCTTCCAACTAATTTTGTTCCTTTTACGCAGTTCACTTATCTTTTCATTTACTATATTGTCACACTTGATGAGAATGATGATTTGATTACTTCTTTTGATGTTGCACTACAAACAGTTCGTAAGGTTAAAGCTCGTGTGATTGCTTTTTGGGATTCATTATTTCCAGATTGGAGAGATCTCAAGCAGAACGACTTAAAGATAGAATCTTTAAAGCGTCATAAGATCCTCTTTGGATCCACTCATGAGTATCATTCAATTTATATACCACCAACAGAGCTGTAACTCGGATTCTAATTTCTTTTGATATTATGTCATTGAAATTAGAAGGGAGATGATCTTATGATCGATAATGATGCTTTCAAACTGTTGTTAAACAATCTTTTTCACCTGAATCCTGATGATATTGCCAATATTCTCTGTACTACATTCAATAAGATGATGGTTCTTATTGTTACACTTGCAGATAAACATCAGGCTTGTCCATACTGTGGGTTTACTGCGCCCAAAATTAAGGAGTATGTGACCAAGGAAGTCACTCATTCAGCACTTACCACACAGAAATGCATAATAAAATACAGGGCGCGTCGCTACAAATGTCCTGTTTGTGGAAAGACCTATTATGAATTCAATCCCTTTGTCTTCAAATCTCAGAAAATATCGATCCTCACTGTGCATAATATTCTGAAGGATCTGAAAGACTTCAACGAAACATTTACTTCTGTTGCCAGAAGATACCATGTTTCTCCTACTTCCGTTTCTACTATTTTCGATAATCATGTGGACATTGCCAGAAACAAGCTTCCGGAAATCATCAATTTTGATGAGATAATATGCCTTCAAATCCGAAAAAAGTAAATATGTCTGCGTTCTTCTTGATTTTAAAAAGCAGGTTCCCGTTGATGTTCTACCGAACCGTAAAAAGGAATATCTTTTAAACTACTTTCAAAAGATCCCTTTAGAAGAACGCAAAAAGGTAAAATACGCCTGTTCAGACATGTATGAAGTATATCGGGATGTTGTACATAAGGTGTTTCCCAACTGTATCTGCCTGTTGGACTATTTCCATCTTTCACAAGATTTCCATAAAAAATGAATGAGGTGCGTATCAAAGTCATGAAAGGATACAAAGATGACAAGGCTTCGGATGAATACTATCTTCTAAAGAAATTCAACTGGCTATTATTTAAAAATCCAGAAGATGAAGATAAATATGGAAGACTGTTTGATGTAGAACGTGAACGCAAATACAACTCTCACTTTAAAAGCTATATGAACTACTACGATTTAAGAAAGAAACTTCTCGAAATCAATAATGATCTAACTATTTGTTACTCATTAAAACTAGAACTTGTAGACTTCTATTCAAAATCTACAATCGACAATGCGAAAGTGAATCTAGAAAAACTGATTCGCAGCTGCATTGATACAAACATTGAAGAAATGATCAAATTCTCTAATAATCTTATTAACTGGAAACAGGAGATCATTAATTCATTTACGATTGTAGGTACTGAATATAAAGTTGAAGCAGACAAAGGCCAGGTGGTGGTCTGCAATAAAAAAGTGAATAATGCGATCATTGAGGATCGAAACAAGATTATCAAGTGTATCAAGAACAACGCCAATGGCTACACCAACTGGCTTCGCTTCCGCAATCGCGTAATGTATGTACTCGATCCAGACGCAACATTCAGCCTAGAGCCAAAGGAGAAATAATTATGGATGCACAGGATATTATTGAACTGATCGAATACTTCAGAAAACTACAAAACAATGAATTAGAATTCCAAATCGAAGAATTACGCGGTTACATAGACATAAGATTTGAAGAACTGTATGACCGATTAACAGAATACATTGATTTGAATTATTCGGACTCAAATCACCCATTATAAAAGGAGCAGAGATTTCAACATCTCTGCTCCCTAGTTAATAATTCTTTAAACACTCATAGGGTTTTCAACCCTACAATTTTTGAAGCCAACTTTTAGTCGACCCTATCTAATTGCGGATTCCCACAAAAAATCAGTAGTATTAAGCATGTAGGTTTAGCTTGTATTCACAATCACTATCCTGTTTGCAGATTTATATTAACACATAGTTTCCCATAATGCAACCGTTTCCAAAAAATTTCTTTAAGGTTTTTTTCAGGCACTCTTTTACCTGATGCTTTCGATATAGTATTGTATGATTTTGATATTTTTCCATACTAGGTTTACTTATCTCTATAGCTGATATATGCTAAAAGCACATTTCCTTCTATCATGATTTTACCATAACCACAAGGAATGAAGAAGGTTTCTCCTGCCTTTATTTTTCTACCATCAATGACCCCTATTCCTTCTACACATAGAATGAAGTAGAACTCAGTTAAACAAAATTCTCCTTTATTCTTTATTTTAATTTTTCCGCAGGTATATAAACCAGGTCTATCCAAAAACTCAGTGATATGACATCCATCTTTTTCAATCTCCGTTGTTTCAAGAGGTTCTTTCTTATCATCTGGAATTGTAACATTATTAAATACATGTTCTATATGCAATTCTCTTGGATTACCATCTTTATCAACACGATCATAATCATATAAACGGTATGTAACATCACCATTTGTAGAAAAGGCAACACATACTCCTTCTCCTGCAGATCCGTGTAAGGTTCCTTGTGGGATATCAATAAAATCTCCTCCATGCACAGTCACTTTTCTAAATAGCTTATCCCATTCTTTTTTATTGGTCAGATCAATAAACTCTTTTTTACTTTTTGCATGATGACCGAGAATCATATAACCTTCTCCCTCACCTAACAACCATTCACTCTCCGGTTTTCCACGCATACCACTATATTTCAATCCATATTCATCACTTGGATGAACTTGTACAGATAATGGAGCAACTTGATTGCCAATAACCATGCGAACTGGTAAGTAATCTAAATTACATCCGAACAATTCTCTGTTTTCTAAGTAAAACTGAGATAATGGAATATTTTCTTCCCGCACATTGCAATCCAAATGATTTGGTATAGCAATTACAGAATAGATTTCTGCTACATTCGGTAAATCTGTTTTTAAATCAAACATTTTTATCAATGACCTTCCTCCCCAGATACGACTCTCAAGGATGGGATCAATTTGAAATATTTTTCTTTTCTTCAATTTTATCTCCTCTTCTTTAATCCTTCATAGAAATACATTATTTTACGAATTAACATGTCATGCGTTTCATTTAATTGACTATATCTTTTTAGTGTTTCTCTTATTCCATTATTTTTAAGGTAAGCCTGTAATTCTAACGCTTCTTCATCAGTTTCATCTACATACAGTAACCCTAGAGCAATTGCTTTAGCATGAAAATCGTAATTTTCTCCTTGTTGCAATGCCAGTACAGCTGGATATACTAATCTATCATTATAAGCTAATTTTCGAATAGGATTACAGGCAACTCTTTTAATGCTATCCAATATTGGATCTTTTGCCAAATTGGATATACTGATTCGATTAAGGTCAGCTTCCTTTAATTTATACTCATTTAATATAACTCGTTTTGTTATTTTTGCGACACCAAGTGC
This region includes:
- a CDS encoding transposase family protein — protein: MIDNDAFKLLLNNLFHLNPDDIANILCTTFNKMMVLIVTLADKHQACPYCGFTAPKIKEYVTKEVTHSALTTQKCIIKYRARRYKCPVCGKTYYEFNPFVFKSQKISILTVHNILKDLKDFNETFTSVARRYHVSPTSVSTIFDNHVDIARNKLPEIINFDEIICLQIRKK
- a CDS encoding transposase, translated to MNEVRIKVMKGYKDDKASDEYYLLKKFNWLLFKNPEDEDKYGRLFDVERERKYNSHFKSYMNYYDLRKKLLEINNDLTICYSLKLELVDFYSKSTIDNAKVNLEKLIRSCIDTNIEEMIKFSNNLINWKQEIINSFTIVGTEYKVEADKGQVVVCNKKVNNAIIEDRNKIIKCIKNNANGYTNWLRFRNRVMYVLDPDATFSLEPKEK